TTTCGCTGGTGCGCAAAATCATCGAGCGTGCACAACCTGATCTGAATGCGGATTTCGATGGCCGAACGCTCGCTGACGCGTTGATGGCGCCTACGCATATTTACGTGAAGCCTTTGCTGGCCTTGATGCAGCAGATCGCCGTCAAGGGTATGGCGCACATCACCGGCGGCGGGCTGGTCGAGAATATTCCGCGTGTTCTGCGCGAAGGTCTGACGGCCGAGCTGGATCACCGCGGCTGGCCGATGCCGCCGCTGTTCTCGTGGCTGCAGAAGCACGGTGGCGTGGCGGATGCGGAAATGCACCGCGTGTTCAACTGCGGGATCGGCATGGCGGTGGTTGTTTCCGCGGCCGATGCCGACGCTGCGATCGCGTCTTTGTCGGCGGCTGGCGAGCAGGTCTGGAAAATCGGCGTGATTCGCGAGAGCGCGGCCGGCGAAGCTCAGACGGTCGTCATCTAACCAGCCAGTTTGACCACAGGCTGGTTTGCCTGCGCGGCGTACGGAAGGTAAGCGCCGCGCGGGTAAAAACCTCACTTCATCGCTTCAATCAAGCTGACGACCTGCGCAGTCGCGCCGGGATCGCAGCAATCAACCACCACCCGCTCCGTCATGCTGCGCAACCACGTGAGTTGCCGCTTGCACAATTGCCGGGTGGCAAAGACCCCTTTATCGCGCATGGTCGGGTAGTCGACGGTTCCGTCGAGATATTCCCAGACCTGCCGGTATCCCACGCAGCGCATGGACGGCATCTCGGGCAATAAATCCCCGCGCTCGCGCAATGTCACGACTTCGTCGATAAAACCGTTGGCCAGCATGGCGTCGAAGCGTTTTTTCGATGCGCGTATGCAGCACGCTCCGCTCGGATGGCTCGAGCGCGATAGGCACGAAACGCCACGCCAGAGCGGCGTCATCCGTTCGAGCGGGCGCGGCCAGCAAAGTGGACATTGCTTGCCCCGTCAGCATGAAAACCTCGAGCGCCCGCTGAATTCGCTGCGAATCGTTTGGCGCGAGGCGCGCAGCCGTAACGGGATCGACGGCGGCGAGCCGTGCGTGCAGCGCCGGCCAGCCTTCGCATGCGGCGTCGGCATCGAGCGTTGCGCGCACGTCGGCATCGGCGGCGGGCAGGTCGTTCAGGCCCTGCGTGAGCGCCTTGTAGTACAGCATGGTTCCGCCGACCAGCAAGGGTAGCCGCCCGCGCGCACTGATCTCGCCGATCAGGCGCAACGCGTCGCTGCGGAATTCGGCCGCTGAATATGCGTCGGCCGGATCGACGATATCGATCAGGTGGTGCGGCGCCACTGCGCGTTCTTCCGGCGTCGGCTTGGCGGTGCCGATATCCATCTCGCGATAAACCAGCGCCGAATCGACACTGATGATTTCCACCGGCCGCCGTGCGGCCAGCGCTAGGGCTGCAGCGGTTTTACCGGATGCGGTCGGGCCGAGCAGGCAAGGGATCGGTGCGGGAATGTGTGACGTCATAGGCAAGACCGTGCGCGCCAAATTAGCGTAATCAGGCGCACCGTCATTGCCCACGCATGAACAGCCGATCGAGATCGGAAAGCGTCAATTGATACCACGTCGGACGCCCGTGATTGCATTGGTCGGCGCGCTCGGTCGCCTCCATCTGGCGCAGCAACGCATTCATTTCGTCGAGCGTCAGACGCCGGTTCGCGCGCACCGCGTGATGGCAGGCGAGCGTGCCGAGCAGCTCGTGCTGGCGCTCGGTCAACACGCGAGAACCGCCGAACGCATGCAGGTCGGAGAGGACCGCGCGTGCCAGCACCTGCAAATCGGCGTCTTTCAGCAACGCGGGCACGGCGCGGATCGCGAGCGTAGTCGGCGACAGCACGGCGAGATCGAAACCGAGTGCGTCCAGCGTGTCGCGTTCTTCTTCGACCGTGCCGATTTCGATCGGATCGGCCTGCATCGTTTGCGGGATCAGCAACGGCTGCACGGCGATCGTGCGATCGGCCAGGGCGTTCTTGAACTGCTCGTACAGGATGCGTTCGTGCGCGGCGTGCATGTCGACAATCACGAGTCCGTGCGCGTTCTGCGCGAGCACATAGATGCCGTGAATCTGGCCGAGCGCGAAGCCGAGCGGCTGCTCGTCCGCAGCGTTGAACGCGGGCGATGCGTATGGTGCCGAGGTGTTGTACGGCGAGGGCGCTTCCGCCGCCGAGTCGCGCGCTTCGAACAGCGTCGCACCTTCCGCTGTGCCGGCGTTCGTGTCTCTGCGACCGAAAAGCGCGTCGTAGAACGCCAGCGGCTGTGCGACCGGCAGCGTGCCTTGCGTCATTCGCGCCTGGCGCATCCAGATGTTGCCGGGTTGCGAGGAGCCGAATCCGTTGCCCATGCCGCTGTTCATCCCACCGCCGGGGCTGCCTGCGTCGCCACCAAAGCCGCCGCTTCCAGCACGCGCACCTCCCAGCGGCGTTGCGCCGAACGAAGCCGGCCCACCCGTCCATGCTTCCAGATGCGCTGCATGCCCGCCGGCCGTTGTTTCCGGCGACGCGCCCGCGTGCCGTGCCAACGCACGCTGCACGGCATGGAACACGAACTGGTGAATCGAGCGGGAATCGCGAAAGCGCACTTCGATTTTGGACGGATGCACGTTCACATCGACCGCTTCTGGCGGCAGGTCGAGAAACAGCACGTAGGACGGATAGCGGTCGCCATGCAGCACGTCTTCGTAGGCGGCGCGCACGGCGTGCGTGAGCAGCTTGTCGCGCACGAACCGGCCATTGACGAAGAAATACTGCTGATCGGCGCGTCCACGGCTCGCGGTCGGCAGGCCGGCGCAGCCGTAGACGGCGAGTGGCCCGGCGGATTCGTCGAGCGGCAAATGCGCCGTCGCAAAGGTTTCGCCAAGAATCTTCGCGACCCGCGCGGGCGGTTCGCTGGCGTTCCAGTGTTCGACTGCCTTACCGTTATGCAGGACGGAAATCGCCACATCCGGCCGCGCCAGCGCGGCGCGGCGAATCTGTTCGAGGCAATGGCCGAGTTCGGTCTGCTCGCTTTTCAGGAATTTGCGGCGCGCGGGCGTATTGAAGTACAGCTCGCGGACTTCGATCGTGGTGCCCTGGGTGCCGGCGGCGGGACTCAGCACGCCCGTATGCGCGTCGACGCGCACGGCGTGCGGCGCCTCGGCCGTGCGGCTCGTGATGCTCATCTGCGCGACCGACGCAATCGACGCCAGCGCTTCGCCGCGAAACCCGAGCGTGGCGACCGCTTCCAGTTCGGCGAGCGAGCGGATCTTGCTGGTCGCGTGGCGCATCAGCGCGAGCGCGAGTTCGTTTTCGGGGATGCCACAGCCGTCGTCAGTGATCGAAATGCGTTTGACGCCGCCTTCGTCGAGCAGGATGCGCAACGTCTGCGCGCCGGCATCGAGTGCATTTTCCAGCAATTCCTTGACCACCGAGGCCGGCCGCTCGACCACTTCGCCGGCGGCAATCTGGCTGATCAACTGATCGGGCAGGGGCTGGATCGCCCGCAACGGGCGTGGGACGGGCGCCGCGGCGGGAACTGCGGCCGCGTCGGCGGTGCCGGCAGGCGTTTCGGAGAATTCTGACATGGCGAAATTATAGCGATTCGGCGCGAGCAGTTTTTTAATCGCACCCGGGCACTTTCGGTATGATGACGCGGTCAATTTCCGGCAGCGAGCACGCGCGCTCGCCGCTCATCGCCCGCGAGGCTGTTCGCGCGGCCGCTCCCGCTACGGTCACATTCGTTTAATAAAGGACGCTTTTTGGACACGTTGCTACACTTCGTCAACCTTGTCTTGCATATCGACAAGTTTCTGGGCGACTTCATCCACGTGTACGGCACCTGGGTCTATGCGGTGCTGTTTCTTATCGTGTTCTGTGAAACCGGGCTGGTCATTCTGCCCTTTCTGCCGGGCGATTCGCTGCTGTTCATCGGCGGCGCTTTTTGCGCAAGCGGTGAAATGAATCTCGGGCTGCTGATCGTTCTGCTGCTGGTTGCCGCGGTCACCGGCAATACGGTCAACTACATGATTGGGCGGGCCATCGGACCACGGGTGTTCAATTCGCACATCCCTTTTCTTGAGCGCTTTCTCGATCGGACCGCGCTGCAGAAGACCCATAACTTCTATGAAAAGCATGGCGGCAAGACCATCGTGCTGGCGCGTTTCATTCCGGTGGTGCGTACCTTCGCGCCGTTCGTCGCCGGTGCCTCGGAGATGACGGTGAGCCGGTTCCAGCTTTTCAACATCCTCGGCGCGCTGTTGTGGGTATTGCTGCTGGTGTTGCTCGGCTACTTTTTCGGCAACATTCCGTTCATCCGTCAATATCTGAACGTGATCGTGCTGGTGGGTATCGGCGCGGCCGTGGTGCCGGTGGTGCTTGGCGCGCTGTGGAAGATGACGCGCAAAAACGCATACAAGGCGGGTGGCCGCTAACGCTTCAGCTAGTACGGAGCAAGACGAAAAAACGGCGTCGCGAGATTCGCGACGCCGTTTTCTTTTACGTCACCGCGCGCGGCGCAAGCGGCGTTTCCGGTGTTGGATAGCCGGCTTCCTTGAAGGTCTGAACGATCGCGCGATTGGTGTCGAAGTAGACCTGCCAGTAATGCTCGTTGTTTGTATAGGGCCGCACGCACAACAACGGTCCCTCCGGCGTGAAGCTCAGCACTTCGATATCCGGCGCGGGGCTTTCCGCCACGTTCGGAATCTTCGTGACAGCCGCCTTTAGCCGACTCATCGCATCCGTCGGGTCGACGCCGTTGGCAATCTTCGCTGTCAACTCGACGCGCCGCACGGGCAATATGCTGTAGTTCGAGATCGTGTCGGAGAAGATCTTGTTGTTGCCGACGATGGTCGTCACGTTGTCCGGCGTCACGATGGTCGTGCCGAACAGCCCCAACTCGGAGACCGTGCCGGTTACGCCGCCCGCGGTAACAAAATCACCCACCTTGAACGGCCGCAGCACCTGCATGAAGATGCCTGCCGCGAAGTGGGCGAGCAAGCCGCC
The sequence above is drawn from the Paraburkholderia sp. BL23I1N1 genome and encodes:
- a CDS encoding mechanosensitive ion channel family protein — protein: MDLETVRAFIMTRGIDIGTKVLGAIVLWIVGRWVIGLITGLLRKLLAKNGRVDPTLAHYLGSILGALLNLLLILAILQVFGVQTTSFAALLAGLGLAIGTAWGGLLAHFAAGIFMQVLRPFKVGDFVTAGGVTGTVSELGLFGTTIVTPDNVTTIVGNNKIFSDTISNYSILPVRRVELTAKIANGVDPTDAMSRLKAAVTKIPNVAESPAPDIEVLSFTPEGPLLCVRPYTNNEHYWQVYFDTNRAIVQTFKEAGYPTPETPLAPRAVT
- a CDS encoding DedA family protein, whose amino-acid sequence is MDTLLHFVNLVLHIDKFLGDFIHVYGTWVYAVLFLIVFCETGLVILPFLPGDSLLFIGGAFCASGEMNLGLLIVLLLVAAVTGNTVNYMIGRAIGPRVFNSHIPFLERFLDRTALQKTHNFYEKHGGKTIVLARFIPVVRTFAPFVAGASEMTVSRFQLFNILGALLWVLLLVLLGYFFGNIPFIRQYLNVIVLVGIGAAVVPVVLGALWKMTRKNAYKAGGR
- the mutL gene encoding DNA mismatch repair endonuclease MutL: MSEFSETPAGTADAAAVPAAAPVPRPLRAIQPLPDQLISQIAAGEVVERPASVVKELLENALDAGAQTLRILLDEGGVKRISITDDGCGIPENELALALMRHATSKIRSLAELEAVATLGFRGEALASIASVAQMSITSRTAEAPHAVRVDAHTGVLSPAAGTQGTTIEVRELYFNTPARRKFLKSEQTELGHCLEQIRRAALARPDVAISVLHNGKAVEHWNASEPPARVAKILGETFATAHLPLDESAGPLAVYGCAGLPTASRGRADQQYFFVNGRFVRDKLLTHAVRAAYEDVLHGDRYPSYVLFLDLPPEAVDVNVHPSKIEVRFRDSRSIHQFVFHAVQRALARHAGASPETTAGGHAAHLEAWTGGPASFGATPLGGARAGSGGFGGDAGSPGGGMNSGMGNGFGSSQPGNIWMRQARMTQGTLPVAQPLAFYDALFGRRDTNAGTAEGATLFEARDSAAEAPSPYNTSAPYASPAFNAADEQPLGFALGQIHGIYVLAQNAHGLVIVDMHAAHERILYEQFKNALADRTIAVQPLLIPQTMQADPIEIGTVEEERDTLDALGFDLAVLSPTTLAIRAVPALLKDADLQVLARAVLSDLHAFGGSRVLTERQHELLGTLACHHAVRANRRLTLDEMNALLRQMEATERADQCNHGRPTWYQLTLSDLDRLFMRGQ